The sequence below is a genomic window from Candidatus Methanoplasma termitum.
CATCCGCAGCGTGGTGGACAGGTTCGGAGGGGATTACACTATTGAGACCGGCATCCAATGGAAAAAATTGCTGAAGGATTTCGACGGAGAGATAGTGCATCTCACAATGTACGGGCAGAGGTTCGATGAGTCTTTGCCGAAAATATCCAGAGAAAAGGATCTGCTTATCGTTGTGGGAGCGGAGAAGGTCCCTCCCGAGGTATATCAAGCGGCGGATTTCAACATATCTGTCGGGAATCAGCCGCACTCGGAGATCGCGGCGCTGGCGATATTACTTTACTCATTCACGGACGGCAGAAATCTATACTCAGACCGCAATGGGAACCTGACGGTAATACCGAACGAAAGAGGGAAGACAGTTGTCGAAAAACATTCCTGACGGACCGAGCTGCGTCAACATCCTCAAAAAAGCAGGATGCAGAGACAGAGTGATTATCCACTGCTGTACGGTCTGCGCCGTAGCGGAAGAGATGCTCGGTAAGATCGATGCCGACAAAGAACTGGTGATTGCCGGTTCTCTCCTGCATGACATAGGGCGTTCCAAAGACCACAGCATTACGCATGCGATGACCGGCGGGGATATGTTAAGCAGCCTGGGGCTCCCAGAGGATCTGGTCAAGATCGTAAAAAAGCACACAGGCGCCGGGCTGGATTCCATTGACGTTGCTGAAATGAACCTCCCTCCCGGCGATTATATTCCGAGGACTATAGAAGAGAAGCTCGTCGCACATGCGGATAACCTCGTCAGCGACAACAGAGTGATATCGCATAAACAATCCGTCGACAGATTAAGGGAGAGGGGTGCGCTCAGAGGCGCCGACAGGATGGAGGCCCTTCATTGGGAACTCTCAAAGCTTTACGGAATGGATCTGGACATCATCCGCGACATTATCGGAGAATACCCGAAGCTCAAGTGGATATAGAACCGGTCAGCCGCATATCCTCTCATTCGGAAATCTGTTAAGAATGATCACGTCGCCGATGCTCTGGACCCATCTCAACGGGATGCTGATC
It includes:
- a CDS encoding tRNA 2'-O-methylase (catalyzes the S-adenosyl-methionine-dependent 2'-O-ribose methylation of C56 in tRNA transcripts), which translates into the protein MPNIWILRIGHRPQRDKRVTTHVALSSRALGASGIYVDTADRVLEENIRSVVDRFGGDYTIETGIQWKKLLKDFDGEIVHLTMYGQRFDESLPKISREKDLLIVVGAEKVPPEVYQAADFNISVGNQPHSEIAALAILLYSFTDGRNLYSDRNGNLTVIPNERGKTVVEKHS
- a CDS encoding HDIG domain-containing metalloprotein, with the protein product MSKNIPDGPSCVNILKKAGCRDRVIIHCCTVCAVAEEMLGKIDADKELVIAGSLLHDIGRSKDHSITHAMTGGDMLSSLGLPEDLVKIVKKHTGAGLDSIDVAEMNLPPGDYIPRTIEEKLVAHADNLVSDNRVISHKQSVDRLRERGALRGADRMEALHWELSKLYGMDLDIIRDIIGEYPKLKWI